One region of Natronorubrum aibiense genomic DNA includes:
- a CDS encoding DUF58 domain-containing protein gives MRVTVRGWAVVVVLAASVGMAWQFGPRALNAVVTPLLVVLVAGLLTTARVDRPTVERTPVSDGFVGDRRPIDIDIESAGTVSATVRDAVGGGLSVVGDESAATTDSGDNDCEPVLETILEGDERFSYAVRLEERGEHRLGPLTLTVSDAFGLVERRFEYETQSSVLVYPHVYDLHGSARQTLSTVVGSTDEQDRTAFDSLRAYQHGDALRDINWNATAKRPDDDLVVTEYDTDADAGTVTVAADCHPGWADEAAIAVATITTYLLEAGVTVGLALPSGDTAPGAGDRHRWDLLRRLAILEGGDLEERQRQAADVLVRADAEGVRVVVAGRTVPFEQFTGRDEVGRHGRSTRGRAGGAGPGGSDRTDTGVST, from the coding sequence ATGCGAGTGACCGTCCGCGGCTGGGCCGTCGTCGTCGTGCTCGCGGCCTCGGTCGGCATGGCGTGGCAGTTCGGCCCGCGAGCGTTGAACGCCGTCGTCACGCCACTGCTGGTCGTGCTGGTCGCCGGCCTGCTTACGACCGCTCGAGTCGACCGACCCACGGTCGAGCGGACTCCCGTCTCGGACGGGTTCGTCGGCGACCGGCGACCGATCGACATCGACATCGAGAGCGCCGGCACCGTCTCGGCGACCGTTCGCGATGCCGTCGGCGGCGGGCTCTCGGTCGTCGGGGACGAGTCGGCAGCCACGACCGACAGCGGCGACAACGACTGCGAACCCGTTCTGGAAACGATCCTCGAGGGTGACGAGCGCTTCAGCTACGCGGTTCGACTCGAGGAGCGCGGCGAGCACCGGCTCGGACCGCTGACGCTCACCGTCAGTGACGCCTTCGGCCTCGTCGAACGACGGTTCGAGTACGAGACACAGTCGTCGGTGCTCGTCTACCCCCACGTCTACGACCTTCACGGGTCTGCCCGACAAACGCTCTCGACGGTCGTCGGATCGACCGATGAGCAGGATCGAACAGCGTTTGACTCCCTGCGGGCGTACCAGCACGGCGACGCCCTGCGAGACATCAACTGGAACGCCACCGCCAAACGGCCCGACGACGACCTCGTCGTCACGGAGTACGACACCGACGCGGACGCGGGCACCGTGACCGTCGCCGCCGACTGCCACCCCGGCTGGGCCGACGAAGCGGCGATAGCCGTCGCGACCATTACGACGTACCTGCTCGAGGCCGGCGTCACCGTCGGATTGGCTCTGCCCAGCGGCGACACCGCACCGGGAGCGGGCGACCGCCACCGGTGGGACCTCCTCCGCCGGCTTGCCATCCTCGAGGGCGGCGACCTCGAGGAGCGACAGCGGCAAGCGGCAGACGTTCTGGTCCGAGCCGACGCCGAGGGCGTTCGCGTCGTCGTCGCCGGTCGAACAGTGCCGTTCGAGCAGTTCACGGGTCGCGACGAAGTGGGTCGGCACGGTCGATCGACTCGAGGCCGGGCCGGCGGGGCAGGTCCCGGCGGCTCCGACAGAACCGATACGGGGGTGAGCACGTGA